The Alphaproteobacteria bacterium US3C007 genomic interval TAGCGTCTATCACAGCCGTGGATTGCGCCGCACTTATCCAAACTCCGTCTATATAGGACTGCAGGGCCTGTTCCACCATGTGTTGGCGCTCTGAAGCAACCAGGAGCTGCGTTTCGCGGCGCAAATGGCTGGCCACGCGAGAGCGATTGATTTTTTGAAGCCGCGCCAGCGCGGGTTGGTAGGGCGCGGCTGACCAAAACTGCACCCAGACATTGCAATGGGTTTTGGTGAAGAGAGAATCGGAAAAGTTTGCAGTTAAAACGGCTTGGAGGCGTTGTTTGGATGTCTTGGCTTCTTTTAGATTGTTGATGACCTCACGGCGCAAGAGTTCGAGTAAGTGGCGCATCGTAGCTTCCAGCAGGTTTTCTTTGCTGCCAAAATGATAGGTTATGCTGGCAGCTGTGGTGCTCGCATAGGCAGCGATTTCACTTAAAGTGACATTCTGAAATCCTTTCTGTTGTACCGCTTGCAAAGTGGCTTGAATGAATTCTGAATTGCGTATGTCACGAATGCTGCGTCTTTCCATGGGGTTTATCTGGCTTGGCTGGGGTAAAATTTCAAGAAATATATCAAAATTAATATGGCCATATAAATTTTTATTTATCTATATCACTTTTTCTGCTAGGGCTTTCCGCGCAGCTTTGAAGGGGGATATGCATGTCTAGCACGCAGCCAACGGCAAGCCATTTTATCGGTGGGCGCTATGTTGAAGATAAAAGCGGGTCGCGGTTTGACGTGATATACCCCGCTTCAGGGGCTGTTATCGCACAGATACACGCGGGTACGGATCAGATTATCGAGCAGGCGCTCGGCGCGGCGCAGGCCGCGCAGCAGGACTGGGCGGCGCGCTCGGGCACTGAACGGGGGCGCGTATTGCGCCGCGCTGCCGATCTGATCCGCGCCCGCAACCGAGAACTATCGGTGCTGGAAACCCATGATACGGGCAAACCGCTTTCGGAAACGCTTTATGCGGATGCCACCAGCGGCGCCGATGCGCTTGAATATTTCGGGGGTTTGGCGGGAAATGTGACTGGAGAGCATATCCAGCTTGGCGAAGATTGGGTCTATACGCGCCGCGAAGCTTTGGGGATCTGTCTTGGCATTGGTGCCTGGAATTACCCGACCCAAATCGCCTGCTGGAAAGCTGCGCCAGCCTTGGCTTGCGGAAATGCGATGATTTTCAAACCATCAGAAACCACGCCACTTTGCGCGCTGAAAATCGCCGAAATCCTCAGTGAAGCTGGTTTGCCAGATGGCGTGTTCAACGTTGTACAAGGGCAGGGCGATGTTGGGGCGGCGTTGCTGCAGGATCCGCGCATCAACAAAGTTTCGCTCACCGGATCGGTGGCAACGGGGCGCAAAGTTTACCAAAGCGCGGCCGTGGGTCTGAAGCAGGTGACGCTTGAGCTGGGGGGTAAATCGCCGCTGATTATATTTGAAGATGCGGATTTGGAAAATGCCGTTGGCGGGGCGATCCTGGCGAATTTCTACTCGTCAGGTCAAATTTGTTCCAATGGCACGCGGGTATTTGTGCATAAGGCCATTAAAGAGGCGTTTTTGGATCGTTTAAGCGCGCGGCTTGAACAGGCGGTGATCGGCGATCCGCTCGATGAAACCACAAATTTTGGCCCGCTGGTCAGTGATCGGCAGATGCAGATTGTTCAGGGGTTTATCGCGCAAGGTATTTCCGAGGGCGCGCGGCTGGTCTGCGGCGGGCGGCGGCTTGAGCGCCCGGGCTATTATTTGGCGCCGACCGTGTTTGCAGATGTCAGCGATCAGATGACGATCGCGCGCGAGGAAATCTTTGGGCCCGTTCTCAGCGTTTTGGATTTTGATGATGAGGGGGATGTGGTGGCGCGTGCGAATAACACCGAATATGGCCTCTCTGCAGGGGTTTTTACCCGTGATATAAGCCGCGCGCATCGTGTAATTGGTAAATTGCAGGCGGGCAGTTGCTTTATCAATTCATATAATGATGCCCCCATCGAGGCGCCTTTTGGCGGTATGAAATTATCCGGTATCGGGCGCGAAAACTCGAAAAACGCGATCGAGCATTATTCGCAGTTGAAATCGGTCTATGTGCGTATGGGGGATGTTGATGCACCGTTTTGAACGCGCGGGTATCCACATTTATGCCCGGAACCTGAGGTGGCGCGCATGAGCGCGGCAGAAGCCGATTATGTGATTGTCGGAGCTGGCAGCGCGGGCTGCGCCCTTGCGTATCGCTTAAGCGAGGCGGGGGCTTCGGTCCTGGTGGTGGAATATGGCGGCAGCGATGCGGGCCCGCTTATTCAGATGCCCGGCGCGTTGAGCTTTCCGATGAATATGAAGCGCTATGATTGGGGCTATCGGTCCGAGCCCGAGCCGCATCTGGGCGGGCGGCGGCTTGCCTGCCCGCGCGGCAAGGTGATTGGGGGGTCTTCTAGCATCAATGGCATGGTTTATGTGCGCGGCCATGCCAAAGATTTTGACACGTGGGAGGCAATGGGGGCCAGCGGCTGGTCTTACGCGGATGTGCTGCCCTATTATAAACGTATGGAAACCTGGGATCCGGCCGGGCATGGCGGCGATGCCAGCTGGCGCGGAAGCGATGGCCCGTTGCACGTGACGCGCGGTAAGCGCGATAACCCCTTGGTGCAGGCTTTTGTGCAGGCTGGCCGGCAGGCCGGCTATCAGCTGACCGACGATTATAACGGCCAGCAGCAAGAGGGCTTTGGCCCGATGGAGCATACCATTCACAAAGGGGCCCGCTGGTCCGCTGCAAAAGCGTATCTCCGCCCTGCCTTACAACGTAAAAATTGCAATCTGATCCGTGGCTTGGCGCGTAAGATCGTGTTTTCCGGACGTCGCGCGGTTGGGGTTGAGCTTTTGGCAGGCGGGGGCTTGAAAACCGTTCGGGCCAAAAAAGAAGTGATTTTAGCAAGCTCTTCGATCAATTCCCCGAAACTATTGATGCTCTCTGGGATTGGCCCTGCCGCGCATCTGACCGCTCATGGCATCCCAATAGTGGCGGACCGCCCTGGCGTTGGCCAAAATCTTCAGGATCATTTGGAGGTCTATATTCAAATGGCCGCCAGCCAACCGGTGAGCCTGTTTAAATATTGGAACCTGCTTGGAAAGGCGCGGGTTGGGCTGCAATGGGCGTTGACGCGCAGCGGCCCTGGCGCGTCTAATCAATTTGAAAGCGCCGGATTTATTCGTTCGGCCGCGGGGGTAGAATATCCCGATTTGCAATTTCATTTTTTGCCCATCGCGGTGCGCTATGATGGCCAGGCAGCCTCAGAGGGGCACGGATTTCAAGCCCATATAGGCCCGATGCGCAGCCCGTCTCGCGGGGCGGTTACTTTGCGGTCGGCCAAGCCGGAAGACAGCCCAAAAATTACCTTTAACTATATGTCTACCGAAAAAGATTGGATAGATTTCCGCCGCGGTATTCGCCTCACGCGAGAGATCTTCGCGCAAGAGGCCTTTCGGCCGTTTGTAAAACACGAAATTCAACCCGGCGTTGCGTTGCAAACCGATGCCCAGATTGACGGATT includes:
- the betI gene encoding transcriptional regulator BetI, giving the protein MERRSIRDIRNSEFIQATLQAVQQKGFQNVTLSEIAAYASTTAASITYHFGSKENLLEATMRHLLELLRREVINNLKEAKTSKQRLQAVLTANFSDSLFTKTHCNVWVQFWSAAPYQPALARLQKINRSRVASHLRRETQLLVASERQHMVEQALQSYIDGVWISAAQSTAVIDAKAARTDINNLLDLLVSAG
- the betB gene encoding betaine-aldehyde dehydrogenase; the protein is MSSTQPTASHFIGGRYVEDKSGSRFDVIYPASGAVIAQIHAGTDQIIEQALGAAQAAQQDWAARSGTERGRVLRRAADLIRARNRELSVLETHDTGKPLSETLYADATSGADALEYFGGLAGNVTGEHIQLGEDWVYTRREALGICLGIGAWNYPTQIACWKAAPALACGNAMIFKPSETTPLCALKIAEILSEAGLPDGVFNVVQGQGDVGAALLQDPRINKVSLTGSVATGRKVYQSAAVGLKQVTLELGGKSPLIIFEDADLENAVGGAILANFYSSGQICSNGTRVFVHKAIKEAFLDRLSARLEQAVIGDPLDETTNFGPLVSDRQMQIVQGFIAQGISEGARLVCGGRRLERPGYYLAPTVFADVSDQMTIAREEIFGPVLSVLDFDDEGDVVARANNTEYGLSAGVFTRDISRAHRVIGKLQAGSCFINSYNDAPIEAPFGGMKLSGIGRENSKNAIEHYSQLKSVYVRMGDVDAPF
- the betA gene encoding choline dehydrogenase, which codes for MSAAEADYVIVGAGSAGCALAYRLSEAGASVLVVEYGGSDAGPLIQMPGALSFPMNMKRYDWGYRSEPEPHLGGRRLACPRGKVIGGSSSINGMVYVRGHAKDFDTWEAMGASGWSYADVLPYYKRMETWDPAGHGGDASWRGSDGPLHVTRGKRDNPLVQAFVQAGRQAGYQLTDDYNGQQQEGFGPMEHTIHKGARWSAAKAYLRPALQRKNCNLIRGLARKIVFSGRRAVGVELLAGGGLKTVRAKKEVILASSSINSPKLLMLSGIGPAAHLTAHGIPIVADRPGVGQNLQDHLEVYIQMAASQPVSLFKYWNLLGKARVGLQWALTRSGPGASNQFESAGFIRSAAGVEYPDLQFHFLPIAVRYDGQAASEGHGFQAHIGPMRSPSRGAVTLRSAKPEDSPKITFNYMSTEKDWIDFRRGIRLTREIFAQEAFRPFVKHEIQPGVALQTDAQIDGFIRAHAESAYHPCGTCKMGAVDDPLAVVDPQTNVIGVKGLRVVDSSIFPQITNGNLNGPSIMVGEKASDLILGKTPLARANSQPWLAPDWQTSQR